The Aquisalimonas asiatica genome includes the window CCCCGACCGAAGCCGGCGAGCGTCTCCTTGCCAGGTTGTCGCCCGCGCTGTCGTCGCTGGAGAGCGCACTGGAAGAGGCCCTGGCTCCCGGTGACACGCCTTCTGGCACGGTTCGCCTTGTTGCCCCGCGCCTTGCCATTCAGACGCTGATCACTCCCATCATCGAAGGCCTGGCGCGCGACTATCCGCATGTGATCCTCGACGTGATCACGGACGAACAACCCGGTGATATCGTCCGATCCGGTTTCGATCTGGCGATCAAGCTGGGCGAGACGGTCGAACGCGATATGGTGTCGGTTCCGCTGATGCCCCGTTTCACGACCGCAGTTGTTGGCTCGCCGGCTTATTTCGCGGAGCACCCGCCTCCCATCACGCCGCACGACCTCGCAGAGCACCGGTGCATCGGCTGTCATAGCGGCCCGAATGGAAGCCTTTATCGATGGGAATTCGAGAAGGACGGAACCGCCGTCGTGATGGATGTGACGGGGCCGCTGTCCACCGATGATCCCGATCTGATGATGTCGGCGGCCCTGGCAGGCATAGGGTTGTGGCACGGCGTGGAAGAGCTGGCGCGACAGGCGGTCGCGGAGGGGCGGTTGGTGCGGGTGTTGGCAGATTGGTCACCGACCTATCCAGGCTTTCACCTTTGCTACGCTGCGGGTGTTGCGCTGGCGCCGCCGGCCCGGGCAGTTGTGGATGCGCTCAAGGCAGAGGCCCGCATCAACGTGTCCAATGCCACTGGCGTTAATTGGTAAGAACATGAAACCAGTCATTCAGGAAGAGATCAGCGGTTGTGGTATTGCGGCAAGTGCTGCGCTGGCAGGCATGAGCTATGCGGAAGCCAAGAGTAGAGCTAATGCACTGGGCATTTACGCGGCAGACCCGACGCTCTGGTCTGAAACGGCGCATGTCCGCAAGCTTCTGCAGGCGTTCGGTCTCTTGGCGGCGCCGGAGGAAACCCCGTTTGAGTCCTGGGAGCGCATGCCGGATAAAGCGCTTATGGCGATTAAATGGCGCGTGGAGAAGGGCAGAGCGTTCTGGCACTGGGTTGTATTTCTGAGAGAAGAGGGTGAGGCAACGGTGCTGGATTCAAAGAAGGGGTTAAGATCAAACGTCCGCCGTGACTTCTGGCGAATGAAGCCAAAGTGGTACATAGAAATCTTCAATTAACAGGTCGCAGGCGCCCGCAAACTTCGGGAGCCCAACGCCCGTTGGGCGCGGTCTCAGGTCTCGCTCAACAGCGCAATGCTCAGCTTCACGAAGTCGGCAGACGTCAGGATGCCGACCAGCTTGCCGCCCTCCAGCACCGGAAGACAGCCGTGCTTACGCTCGACAAAGAACCGGCCGGCGTCGACCAATGGCAGCTGCGGTTGAATGGTCTCGGTATCGGTCCCGAGAATATCGGCGACCGGACTTTTTTCCGTCTGCCGATCAATTCCTTGCAGGCCGTACTTGTCCGCAATGCGCAGCATCTCGGCCAGCATGGCCTTCTGGGTCACCACGCCAACAAACTCCCCGCCTTCGCGCGTGACCGGCAAATGGCGGATGCCATGCTCCGTCATCAGCTCCCGCGCCTGCGCAATGGTCGACTCCGGGCGCACGGTGATTACGTTTGACGTCATGATATCTGCGGCGGTTTGAGCGCTTTTGGTCATGTGGCGTATCCCGACTATGGTCCGATGTTGGCTTCCGCCGAACAGCAACCGCACATACCGGCCGGTGCATCCTTCGGCTTTCCTTCTCTAACACATCGGCCGATCCGGCCCGGACTAAAGGCGAGATCCGTGAAGGCGGGAGGCTGCCGCTGGAGTTCGACCTGGCAGGCTCGGGCTCACCCCGGCCCTGTTAGTGGGCCAGCAGGGCAGGCGCTGGTTACCAGCGCCATAACCGATGCGCGAAAAGCAGACTGACCACAATGCTGGGAAGCGTCGCGCTGCCGTACGCGAGCACAATGTAAGTCAGTGCATCGACGGGGCAGTACAGGCTATAGACCACGGCACCGATCATGCTGGCCAGGATCGCGCAGCCGACAGCCAGTCGACGGGGGTATTGGGGGCGTGCGCGAGCCATTCGTATTGCCGCCTTATTCGGCCGAGGCGTTGGAAGCCGCCGAAGAGAGTGGCGAGAGCTTTAAATCGCCGCTGGCGGCCAGTTCGCCCAGCAGGCGTTGGGGATAAGCCTGGTAGCGGTGGCTGTGATGATACTAACGGGCTTTGATGCCTGGATTCTGGTCTGGGCTACCGAGAACCTGCCGCAGACGTGGCTTGATCTCATTACCCGTTATTGAACCGATGATCGGCATGGCGCGCGGTCCTCACAGGGAAGAGGGATGGTGCCGCTTGGCGGGTTGTCAGCCTGGCAATGGCCAATGGAGAAGACAGTGCTAAAGCCGACGGGGGAAGTGGTGCGTCGTTACCCCCGCCGGCCCAGCGTTGACGGGCCCCGATGCGGCGTCGGTGGACGCCGCACCGTCGCTGGCTTAATCGTCCGCTTGGTCTCGTTCAAACCGGTCGAAGTAGGCCAGGGCGAAGACCAGGGGGGCCGTGTAGTCAATGGCGTATTCATTGGTGGAGTAGGACGGCAACTCATCCAGATACGCCTTTGCCGGCGGGACATCGCCGCCCTCGATCAGTTCTTTCTGCAACGGATCGCCGCCCGGGTGATCGTTGGGGCCACCCACCAGTAAGCCGGGGATGTAGACGCCCGTGGCGTGCCAGGTGCGGTGGTGGACGTTCTGCACCTGTTGAACGCCGGAGCCGGAGAGATAGCTGTAACTGGTGGCGTTGCGGCCCAGGACGTAATGGATCTGGTCTAGCGCAGCGTCCTCATAGGCTGCGTCGGGGGACACCGCATTGGCCATCAGCAGCAGGTTGCCAAGCGCCACCGCGTTCTTTGCCGAGGCCCAGGTGTACTGATCAGGCGTCAGCGCCGTGTTGTACCCGTCGCGATCGACCTGCTCCAGAATGGCATCCGCCGAGTCCATGAGTGCCTGGTTCACTTCCTCGTAGCGGTCTGGATCCGGCTCGT containing:
- a CDS encoding CBS domain-containing protein; translation: MTKSAQTAADIMTSNVITVRPESTIAQARELMTEHGIRHLPVTREGGEFVGVVTQKAMLAEMLRIADKYGLQGIDRQTEKSPVADILGTDTETIQPQLPLVDAGRFFVERKHGCLPVLEGGKLVGILTSADFVKLSIALLSET
- a CDS encoding LysR family transcriptional regulator gives rise to the protein MPRKMRAGEFAELRAFAAVATARSFRRAALELGLDPSTLSHAVRALEKRLSTRLLHRTTRSVAPTEAGERLLARLSPALSSLESALEEALAPGDTPSGTVRLVAPRLAIQTLITPIIEGLARDYPHVILDVITDEQPGDIVRSGFDLAIKLGETVERDMVSVPLMPRFTTAVVGSPAYFAEHPPPITPHDLAEHRCIGCHSGPNGSLYRWEFEKDGTAVVMDVTGPLSTDDPDLMMSAALAGIGLWHGVEELARQAVAEGRLVRVLADWSPTYPGFHLCYAAGVALAPPARAVVDALKAEARINVSNATGVNW